ccccaccagagctCAAATTCCCTGCCTTGGAAATAATTAGTATCAGAATAGGTGACTTCTATAATTCTACTCGTGTTAGACAAGCCCAACTTTAAGCATCCAAATCCACCAGCTTAGGTCCTACCAGTCACATAAGCTTCAGGCTTCGATAGATTCAAGCACACATGAGCAGCTGGAGCTCACTAGGTTGAAAGTCTCCTAGAATGCTGTGATCTCAATATGCCATTAATAGGGATCACTTAATGGACGAACTGCTCAAAGATGCAAATTTTTCACACGGTTGTAAAGAAGTTTTTCCATAAAGAGCTAAGACAAACCTTTTTAGTCAGCCAAAAGAAACTAGTAAAAACTAGATTTATACAGAACATCCATTGATCTTTATTTGATTTGACAAAATCTGCATTATTAAAAGACAGGTAATAAAATTTAAGCTTATATTGAATCTTACATATTATGTTCTATAGTATCTAGAATATCACATAAGAAATGTCAACTGAGGGGGAAACAGGATAAAAGCATCACATGCAGATGCTCCTGGCAAAGGGGGAACTGTATCTGCAGGTGAGGTCCGTAGTGTGCAGCGCATAAAAAAAGTCCTAGAGAAAATGCAACTGACTTACTTGGGTGAAGTGTTTTTCCttttggggagaggaagaggtggCAAAAGGGGTAAGAATTCAAAGGCATATGCAGAATGGCTTCTCCatttcaaaatgtaataaaaatatttagattatGGCACTAGGGCACCTTTGAGGAAAAGAACACCTTAACCAGAGTAGGCTCATTGCATAATTCTTTAGTAATCTGTACAGTTTTCAAGTAATGGAGAGgacttaaagaataattttagtgTAACCGTAGCTATCTATTTTTCTTCTCGCCCTCTGGGGCTTGATCTGTTTCAGCATCACAGGGACACTTCTCCACACAGTTTCTAGGGAACCAGCCTCGTATCCTTGAAACacctgaggaagaaaataaaattgaggtgAAATAGATCTACGGCAATGATATTGCTGAGCCCCATAAGTCCTATTACTCCAAATCAATAAGCTTTTAGTTATGCGTTACTTTTTTCGCCCTTTACCATCTTTTATAAGCAtactttgagggaaaaaatggtttttaaatgctTCTAACAAGCTAGAAAATCACTATTTCTCAAATTCTGTTACCTGGGAGAGGTGCTAATGTGGTTTAGGACAACCCCTACGGGGAGTCAGGGCGGAATGTCCCAGTTTGGGCATTCATTTACACATGTGTGATTGTGGGGTTTTTGGCACACTGTCATACTTTATCTGTTTCAGGGAACTATCTCCCCGTAGCTTCTGTGAATTTCCTTTCTAGGTTTTTTCCTAACACGTAAATTTTTATATCAAGGCTGCCCAAGCAGTCATATGGGGTTAATTAACAATTAACCCAGTGTTTCTAAGAAAGCATCCAGGATTAatctttacttaaaaagaaaacaattctaggggcacctgggtggctcagtcggttgagtgtccgactttggctcaggtcacgcatgatcttacggttcgtgagctcgagccccgcatcgggcttgctgctgtcagcacagagcttgcttcagatcctctgtccccctcacgctgcccctcccctgcttacgctgtctcaaaaataaataaaaaacattaaaaaaaataaaaaggaacaattctaaaacttaaataaaatcagagacACGGAAAATTTCAATCCATCAGTTTCCATTAATACTTAATAGGAATATTCATTCACAGTGGGGAGCGTGTGGCACAGGCATCTGGGACACAGGCCACTTGGCTTGGAGCCCTGGCTCTAATCTGTTTTTAGGGCGGCCTTGGGCAACGTGTTCAGTCTCACTGCATTTTGGCTCCCTCGCCAATGACAGGTAAATGCTAGTACCTCCCTCAGAGGGCTGCTGGGGACTTGGATACCACACGGGAAGCGAGTGGCACTTCCACAAGTACCAGTCACACAGGTGACAATGAGCTCCAATATTGGCAACCATTAAAAAGACCTGAAAAATAGAAGTGCTGTACAGAAATAACATAAGAAGCCTCTTTCTGTTGCTTGAGGATGTGTCTGTTATGTGCCCTGATGCATGTGACAAGTGACTGTTAGGGGTTATTCTTGTTAAATATGGAATTATTACTAGCAGTCTTTTCTATTAAACACCCCCTTCCATTTCCATACCTTCTACAAAGGAATCATCGAGAATTTTATCTCCATACAACCAGTATCTGAAATATTTAagagattaaaattaatttttttaggcGAGATGCTAACTTTgtcattaaagaagaaattcactACTTTTATCACTTACCGTAACCCTCTTGTGGCCAAAATGAATTCCCCTCTCTGTAGCCTTATTCGAGGCTCTTCAGTGCAGGGACTTGTGAAGAAGGTTTTGATTCCCTTATTCAAAGGACAGCAGGCACCACTGTAATCTTCTATTACTCTATACCGAACCTGGCGTCAGTAATCAGAAGAACAATCTAACATTTACCCCTgaatttctgtaagtttgaatTTAAATTGTTAAAGGTGGACCCAAAGTATCAGGTGACAAGTCTTTCCCTCCCAGTTCCTTTATAGGAGGCAACTGATGTTTCTAGTTCTCCAGGCTTTTCTTACCCTTCATTTCAAGCACTTAGCTAAGAATTAAATTCTAGAACAGtgttgtccaatagaactttctgcagtgacgGAAATGCTCTATACTTGTGGTATCCAATGTGCTAGCCCCTAGACATGTGTAGCTACTGAGCACTTCTAATGTGGCTAGTTCAACCAAggaactgaatattttatttgattttatttaatttaaatagccacatgtggctagtggccgTGATATTATACAGCAGAAGTGTAAGGATGGGTTTCACACTAACGAGCTAGACTGAggataattatttttctgttggcAATGTAAATTGACTACATTCCCTCCAAATGGCCAGTCCAAACTATGTAAGtgaaagcaaaagtgaactgTATCAAATTTCAACAATTATGTtaggaaatattatttaataaaagctAACAGTTGCCTTCTACTCAAAGgcaatttaaaaaactatactGAAGTGTAGAGcgtgacaaaaaggaaaaagaaactagtATCATTGCAAAAAATTACTTACACTTCTGACTCTCTTATCTGCTTTTTGTTTCAACTGTTCAATCTGTTTggagatacaaaaagaaaaaacatgatcTCAGTGTTGAAAAACAGCCTTTTGCCATCTACTGCATCAGAGTGACATGACAAACTCCTGATTTTCGAGCATTTCACAGTGCTGACAATTCAAAGGCCACGTGTTTCTCATAGCGAGGTAAGAGGACCCTACGACTGCAAACAGGAGCTGACGGGCTTTTTTCTCAGATCCTCTACCGTCCATCTGTGTCTACTCACTGAGTATTCCTTACAGCCCAGGGATCAGGGAGATGCGCTCTCTGTCCTCCTGGGGCTTCTAGGCTAGTCCCGGAGGTGAGGATGACACACAGACTCACAGATTCTTTAGAGACAAGGCAGACAGACTGCGAGATTCATCCACGAGTCTCGACTAAAAGTCATCATGACGACTCACTTTTCTTGACTTATTTAGCAACAATTTAATAAATGGTACTATATGAGACATAGTAGGGGAAATCGAGGTAGCTCATGGCCTCTGTGCCAGAATCTTGTCAAATTACAGGTCTAAgatctaagaaataaataaaaatgttagacTTCACAAGCACCATACAACAAACAGTACATGGTTAAGTGTCGAATTCCGATGAGGTGGGGCTGAAACTCGCCTTAATATTATTTCTGATAGGGAAGTCATGTTAGAGAGAAAAAACAGTATGGACAGAATTAGGTGGCAGGAACGCACAAGGAGTTCACTGAGGAACCGGGCTGACTGGACACGGTGATTCCCATTAGGAAGTAGTTGGGAGGGCAGTTGTAGGCCAGATTTTATAGGACTGAGTGAACGGATCACGACTTTATCTCACGCATATGGAGAATTAAAGAGAGATTTAAATTAACAGAAAGACATGATACAAGGAGTGATTTAGGACTGTTACCTTGGTgccttactgaaaaaaaaaatcattattttactaCAAAACGTCATCTGAGTTAAGAGGAactagaggaagaaaatgagacagaaaggaaagattGAACAGAAATACTCACTGTTAAGTCGTACTGGTGACAGCCTTCTCTTATCGGCCACGCGAGCCCATCTCCTTCAGGGACCCCTGACCACGTAAATACCTGTTTAAAGTTCTTCCATCTACTTCCCATATCGTAGGGAAAAACAAAGACTTCATCTAGTTGGTAATACTGAATTCGATCTTTAGCCTGTGGGGAACAGAGATGTTAAAGTGGCAAACGCCTCTGCCTTCACTGGCTTTAAGGAACATACTGTTGGCAGTATTGACAGTAATATACGTTTCTTCTCACATCTGTATCACTCCTAGAAAAGCTTCCTCCTTGTTGTAATGTTAGGGTACACAGAAGACATAGACAAATTTATCTGAAGAGGACCTTGCTACCCAGCACCAACCTCGTAGATCATTCAGGAAATGTCTTACAGGGCTTATTTCAGAACAAGTATtcaaaaatgcttattaaaagaGTTAACAGCTTTATTCCACATATAAAAAATCCTCATTGCTCCTGGTTGTTTAGCAAAGCAAAAGGATCCAGGTGTAAAGAAGGGCTATTgataaaaagatttaagaaacaGCAGGAGTTTATGTAGGATAGAAGAACTCTTCCGTGGGGTGCTCTACAATGTAATGGTGCATCCTGGGTGGCAGCAACACCTGTGGGAATGGCCAGGGCAGGTGCACCAGGGGAGTCAccattctctgattttttttttttaattagcagatACGTGCagatcttctttcattttttatactaccacacatgtatatacattcacttatatatacatttatacatacattttatgCATATACCTAAATATTCAGGTTGCATAAATTGTTTAATTGTTAGCTTTAACAGAAGGACATAAACTGGCTTAGAATTTCTTAAGTTCCACTGACACCTAGTGGTATAAAGATACATTATTTATTCCTATAATAAGCGTACAAACCCAGTTGAAATTTGTATAAATTCTAGTTGTGGTGATTTTGATAAATTTTGTATGAACttaatataatcatttatttgtattttttacttgGCAACAGAGtgcagttttaaaatacattccaggggcacctgggtggctcagtcggttgaacgtctgactttggctcaggtcatgatctcacggttcctgagttccagccccacatcgggcttgctcgctgctgtcagcacagagcccactttggatcccaccccctctctctgcccctcccacgctaacgttctctcaaaaataaacatttaaagaaatattacaaatacaATAACTTCTAAATTTAGCATGGTATTCTATAAAGAGCCTTGGCCATTCAAAACAATTATTAATATAATCAGGATATATTATGCTAACTAGAAATGGtaccttgaaatattttattatcacgGGACAGTATTTTAGGGAAAACTTCTCGCAATTACTTACAAAGTAATATTGATGTTAATtcaataaaagaattaaattcaattaaaagaaTTGTCAagctatatgtatgtatgaatctACTGAACTATATAAATCCCCACCCAAAAAGTAAAGgatgatttattttctctttttataaagctTCAGAGTCTTCACAACGGATAAGAGTCTCAAAGAACAGATTTCGGCTCTTAACAAACAAAGCGTGGTTAAGGATGAgcgtagtttgtttgtttgtttatttatttatttatttatttatttatttattttccagaattgaaaacattttacttactttcTACAAAGCATCTCATGAAAAGCCACTATACGCATCTATGATCACACAGTTTAATTTTATGAAGTTCAGATGTAGGGCTTTATAAGTTCAGAGTAAAAGCTTTAAATGCAAACAGCTGTAGATAATTCTCAACTTCTTAGTTCTGTGATAAATCCATTCACTGGGATTCATgcctttatataaaatgtccataaGTGGACTTTTCAGAAGTATACAAATCGCTTTATATAGGAAATCCTATCTACAGATCAACTATTTGACTAGACTTTGTATATAGACTATATTTCACATCTATTCCTTTTTCTATTCTCAGGATGAGTGTAGTTTAAACATGACTGAGGCATGGTCTCTGCCTAAGAGAAGCACTCGGTGAAGTTGGGGGGATTCTAGCAATACTGTGTTAAAAGGTAACAGAGGTATGTGATAGATGCTATGGGAAAGGCAAACAAGGTACTTAAACTAGTGTAGGGAGAGTCAAGGAAGGTTCTTAGGAAGAAATGGCACCTAAGCTAAATCTTGAGGGAcaagaaatcaggcaaaaaagAGGGAGCAAGAGTGTCCTAGGCAGAGGGAATGACATGTGGAAAGATACAGAAGCACAGGATGTACAAAATATAAGTTGTGGTTTCTGGTATTAGTTGGTATCGAGAGTgcaatggggtggggaggggtgggaactGCGGTAGAAGAAACAGGTAAGGGGAAGACATGAATGGTTTGATTATGTATAAGCTAAGGAGCTTGGACTTAAACCTGTCTATCCACGGTTCTCAAAGTACGCTTTGCGCACCTCTTCGAGTCCCCAAGAGCTTTTCTTGGGGTCCAACAAAGTCAAACAACTTTCATCATAATACTAAGATgtcatttgcttttttcattgTGTTGACATTTGCAATAGTGGGTAAAATTGCCAGTACCTTGAGCAGGAATCAAGACAGTGGCCCCCTCTGTATTAGTGATTATCATATTCTTCACTGGTACATactcatagttaaaaaaaaaaaaaaaaacccaaacaaaagtTTTACATAAGAATGCCCCTGATgaagcaataaaaattattttttttattaaatctcaaCCTCAAGTAGATGTCCTATGAATATTCTGTGCGACAAGATGGAAAGTGCACATAAAGCATTCCGAAGTGTTTGTCTCAAGGAAAACATCTGTTTGAGTTGGGACTAACAAAAGCTGTGGAGCCAGCTTCTTTCACACAACGCTATTTTTACTTGACAGAATGAATAATGAAACAAAGTAAGGTTACTGAGATGTCAGTACCTGGcagaaattttctcaaaaatgaacaaactcaaGCTGTTACTTCAATGTAAACAACTGAAAAAATGAAggctttcaagtgaaaattagaattttggaaaatctgTATCCACCACTATGAGCTTGACAGCTTTCCAGAATTTAAAGATTTTCCCCCAAAAACTTGGTAGTGATGTGAATGAATGTGTCACCATTTGGAAAATCTTCGTAACTCTGTGTAGTTGTATTTTCCAAATGGCCAAAACTTGGTGCTATAAAATCTTGTATGGGTAAAAGGCCCATTCACAGAGCAAGATGTACTGAtgcatttaaatgtaaaaaaatacaaagtttacTGATGTATCTTCACATCTCCCATGCAACTAACCTTTCAGGAACTATCACCTGTCAAGTTTCAATGTAGTATCcaagaatatccacaattatctaAAAAGCCTATTAAAATACTCTATCCTCTTCTATCTACTTATCTGTGTCAGGCTGGaatttcttcatatacttcaaaGCAACATATCTCAACAGACTGAATGCAGGAGATGTGAGAATCAAACTGTCTTCTGTTAAGTCAGATAttaaagagatttataaaaatataaaacaatgccactcttctCCCTAGttttcactttggaaaatatgctaagttttaaaaatatgcgatttttattaacatataatggctttattattgttatttttaaatgaaataataaatcttCACAATTTTTCTCACAAAATATGGCAATCATCGATATTACACAGACTAACCAAAGTTCTTTAGGGCCCTTAACAATTTTCAGGATGTAAAAGGGTCCTGAGACCGAAACATCTGAGGGCTGCTGCTATAAATTCAAGTCCACAAACTGGCTGCCAGGGGCTAAATGTGTCCCATTGGTGTGTTTTATTTGGCCCAcaaagtgtgtttgtttttaatgagaatttcttgctaatatttaaaaatagaaaagagatgtCACAGAAATCCAGATCTCTTGCCTTTCTTGAAAAACAACGAGATGATCTCAGGATACTGGCTGAGTATCCCCCAAGGCAACATTCAGCTTCATCTGTTAGGCAGCTCTGTACACAGGCCAGTTCCTGCCATCTGGGTTATCTACCGGCTGGCCCTGCAGGCATTTGGGTTTGTAACCCCTGCTCCAGTGATGGTGAGGCTCTGAGCAGCTTTAAGCAGGGAGCGGAGTAGTCAGACTGACTTTTTACAACAGAATCACAATGGAAACGTTGTGAGGTCTGTGGCAAGCTATGCTATAATCCAGgtttataaggttttttttagtttacttaaaGCACTAAAAAAACCACCTTAATGGCACCTCGGTAGGACAGAAGTTCCTTTCCAAATGGTCTGCCTTCTCCCCTAACCTGAGAAAGAATGGCCAAATGGTTTAATGTGTGGTTTAGACTTCTTCACCAACTCCAGGGTGAACAAGAAGCAGATTTCTGTGGGAGTTATGTcaaataaagaataaatcaaaatgttTCCTATATTTACCTTTTATGTGGCATGCAAATGACTTAAGGAAGCCATCTGGTAGTCAAGTTTTTACTTCCGGGCATTTATTAGTTAATCTGGCCTATGAACTAATCTTTATTGATGTTGAggaaacaattattaaaatttaccttttcttcAATCCATGATTCAATAGAAGTTTTGTTTCTGAGAATTATTTtcatctgaaaattaaataatgaacagTAAAATTTTATGATGAAACTTTGCTCCATTTAAGATTATCATCTTCATAGTAACCCTAGGAGATAGTTTTTGTTGCTCCGTTCCATTGATAAAGATACCAGGATAACAGAGGTTAAGCAAGACACTCTGTGGTCCATCTGACTCTAAAGTTCTTGTTCTTAAGCACTGCACCACAACGCCTCTCCATAAAATGATTATGGCAATCCATAATCAAATCTGAATCTactattttgataaaaattcatGTTTTAAGTACTATCTTCTGATCAAGGTTTCcaaagtattaataaaatatgGATATAATCCACTTAATCAGTACTTGTGTATTTTGTTACTAAAATCTATCACTATTTTTAGTTAACCTtaaatttatgattatttattacaTGAAAGTGACTCATGTCATCCCAACATGACCAGATATTCTGCTTACCTTAAAAACCCAATATATTCAGTCTTGATTCTATTAATTGACCCTCCTAGCTAGGACTAATTCCACTGATGTGGGTTTTTACACCACAgggttttagtttatttttaatatgattcTTAATGAGAGGCACCGgggaaattttttcaaagaatttgatCCCAGGCTAATAGAATATATGAAGTACAACCAAAATCGGCGTATTTTAAAACTATGCATGTAAACGGGTTGGGCGATGCATCAGAGCCCTCAGGTCCAGCATTTCGGCCTTTCCTCAAAGTCTGGCTGGGTCCGTACAGACACACCTGTGGGCAAGGAGTCCCCTTCGTGTTCCTAGGCTAGGGCCTAGCACAACACCTGACCTACAGCAGGCCTTCGATTAATGAATAAACTAACTCAGTGAAAGGAATGAATCATAACCACTTTGTGATCTCTTCAGGGCCACatcctcctcctctgtgttctCACAGCACTTTGTACATAAATCTATGACACTCACACCACCATTAGTTGCATGTTTACTACTAATTGTGAACTTCCCTAGGGGCaggatgcttttcattttcattactgtaCTCTCAGAAATTAGCAGAGTAATTCATCAGAGTAGGCATTAAATAGCATCCAAATCAGAGGGTTGTTActgagattaaatgagttaatatatgtgatGTCCTTAAGACAGTGTCTTGCACATAGTAAGTGTGCCATAAACGCTGGCTATATTATGATGATGATTAAATATATGCTGTTATAAAATAGTATTACCGATTATGTTTACTGAATACATGCGTGAGTGATCTTGGGTTAAGTCACTTTCTGTGATTTGATTACTCTTCTGTACAGAAGGGAAAATACTCCTCTTCAACTCTTTCTGGGGGGGTTGATGTGAAGATCAAGAGAGACCATAAATGGGAGAAGAGCTTTCTCAATTATAAAGCGATATAGGACTCCAAGTTAACATTCTAAAAATTAAGTAAGTTACCTAGAAATGCTGACAAAGTTACTTCAAAATTATCTGACTAGTCCAGAGGTTAAATTAGTTACCTAGATGGAATACATTACAATAATGTCCACTTCACACTGCACTCTTAAATGCAGCCTTTATCTCTTTCTCATTATAGGCAGCCCCGATAAGTTGACAACTTTTAGCTAGAGGTAACCAAGGAACTTACCTGGATAAAAAACAACATCCCAACAGCTATGGTTGTTCCTAAAGCTAATCCCAATGCAAACAGGGTGGCCGCGAATGCTGCTAATCCAAAGGGAATAAGTGGAAGAGGATCTCTGCGGGCCGCACTCATATCAATCTTTACCGTGTTCCACCCAAAGGAGAGctacaaagaaaaacacacacttgAAATACTCAGTTGTCATAAAGGGTCAGACGCTACTGGAACATTTAAAGCCACTTGATCAAAAAAGATCAACAAATGATAACCTAAAGCGGTGGCTAAAAGCAAACGAATTTCCAATTTGTTTCTAATTACTACGGTGGCCTCAACTCATACTGATATGTGCAATATCGTTCTTAGTTATTttcaaatgtcactttttttgtttttaattatttccttgaaaGCGCAGGGCACAGCCCACTAACATTACTATGTATGAACAGCACTAGTCATCAGTCTAAATTGTGACTGTGGCGTCCATCTTCTCCTGGCTTTTCAATATTTACAGGAACCTTCCACAGCAAGAAGATAGCCGAGGATTCAGTTGTTTCTTCCCTCATGTTCCACAACCAGAggttaaaaacaggcaaaatgcaGGCCAAATATGGCCTGCAGATGCCTATTGCCCAGCCTgcaagatgttttaaaatattcagccaggtgccaacatttaaaaatcaggagacactaaacaaaaaaaaatgcagattttctaatttttcctgaAAGACTGGAAGATCTAGTATTATTGGACTAGATTTCCAACATTAAAAAGAGGCTGAAGTTGAATATGGGTTGTCCCATCTGTGAAGGGCAAGTGTTCTCGGTGCCACAGTCCCATTAGACCTATGAATCTCATTTACTTTCAGGCTTCTTTAGGGACTTAAATTTGTGACCCTTGAACTTTATCTCATGACTACCTGCCCATAAATCAACCAAAGCTTTTACATATTTTAGGACATGTGTCTGCTTCATGAGGCACCTTCCAAGGCACTGGAACAAAAGAACTACACCTTGCCACACGaatcaaatggaaacaaaatattagtgttgtctttttcttcctgttccttttcttctaatTATTCTTACCACAGCTATAAAGTGTGAGatcaaataaattatacatacatggtaataaaatattatcaacttTGACTACAGTTAGTaagtttccaaaacaaaataatttttcctcattttaaaaattaaattttagtactttttttaaatatgaaacttattgtcaaattggtttccatacaacacccagtgctcatcccaaaaggtgccctcctcaatacccatcacccaccctgtcctccctcccaccccccatcaaactctcagtttgttctcagtttttaagagtctcttatgctttggctctctccctctctaacctctttttgttttttcttttcccttcccttcccctcccccatggacttctgttaattttaagaattaaattttagtacttttttttttttaaagaaattcatacACAGGTAAAGCAAAATTGTTTCCCGACCTAAATCATAGAAATCTTATTTCCCAATGGGACTCCTGAAATAATAACTGCCATTTAATCTGGCATAAGTGA
This window of the Prionailurus viverrinus isolate Anna chromosome D2, UM_Priviv_1.0, whole genome shotgun sequence genome carries:
- the ZDHHC6 gene encoding palmitoyltransferase ZDHHC6 isoform X2, with protein sequence MPCLLVLALSLWGGNRKILRIACTSSIVKSAKHTRLHGHITAESVTAPLGCIHAAFIFVMTMYTQLYNRLSFGWNTVKIDMSAARRDPLPLIPFGLAAFAATLFALGLALGTTIAVGMLFFIQMKIILRNKTSIESWIEEKAKDRIQYYQLDEVFVFPYDMGSRWKNFKQVFTWSGVPEGDGLAWPIREGCHQYDLTIEQLKQKADKRVRSVRYRVIEDYSGACCPLNKGIKTFFTSPCTEEPRIRLQRGEFILATRGLRYWLYGDKILDDSFVEGVSRIRGWFPRNCVEKCPCDAETDQAPEGEKKNR
- the ZDHHC6 gene encoding palmitoyltransferase ZDHHC6 isoform X1 yields the protein MGALCSVIKFENLQELKRLCHWGPIIALGVIAICSTMAMIDSVLWYWPLHTTGGSVNFIMLINWTVMILYNYFNAMFIGPGFVPLGWKPENSQDSMYLQYCKVCQAYKAPRSHHCRKCNRCVLKMDHHCPWINNCCGFQNHASFTLFLLLAPLGCIHAAFIFVMTMYTQLYNRLSFGWNTVKIDMSAARRDPLPLIPFGLAAFAATLFALGLALGTTIAVGMLFFIQMKIILRNKTSIESWIEEKAKDRIQYYQLDEVFVFPYDMGSRWKNFKQVFTWSGVPEGDGLAWPIREGCHQYDLTIEQLKQKADKRVRSVRYRVIEDYSGACCPLNKGIKTFFTSPCTEEPRIRLQRGEFILATRGLRYWLYGDKILDDSFVEGVSRIRGWFPRNCVEKCPCDAETDQAPEGEKKNR